The region CCCCGCCGCGGTTGCCTGTGCACTTTCCTTCGTCGAGGACTGGCTTTGGGCAAGCGGTGAGCAGATCAACATGCCGCAGGCGGCGGAAGCACCGTTGCCGGGCGACGAAGCCGTTCTCGTCATGCCGACCGGGCCGGCCGACAAGCTGGAAGAATGCGCGCTTGCCTTCGTTGAAACCGCCGCCCGGGCGAAAGAGCGCCTTTGGATCACGACGCCTTACCTCGTGCCGTCCCTCGACGTGCAGACGGCGCTGTGTGCCGCGGCCATGCGAGGTGTCGATGTTCGGATCCTGTTGCCGGAAAAGCGGGATCACTGGACCGTGTGGCTGGCCAGTCATGCCTATGAGGACACGATGGTGCAGCGGGGCGTGAAGATCTACCGTTACACGGACGGCTTCATGCACCAGAAGGTCACACTGCTCGATGACGATCTGGTGTCGATCGGCACGGTGAACCTGGACAATCGCTCCTTCCAGATCAACTTCGAGCTCACGCTGTGGTTCACCCACGAGCGCATGATCAAGAACGTAACGGAGATGCTGGAAGAGGATTTCAGCCGTGCCAGGCTGACCTGGCCGGACGCGTTTCAGTCGCGCAGCTATGTGTTCCGCGTGCTGGCCCAGGGTGCAAGGCTGCTTTCCCCGATCCTGTAAACCATTTGCCACCTTTTTGCCCATTCGTTTAATGCAATTTTAAAAGAAAACGCGAATTCTGCCTCTGCAATTTTTGATTGAGGTTTTCCATGAGAGCGTTACTTTTTATTGCCATGATGTTACTGAGCGCCCCGTTCTTCTATGTGCTGGACGGAAGCATCGCGAAGGATCTGGGCCTTCGGTCACAAACACTCTCTCCCGCGCTGATCGCGACTTCGGACAGAAAGTGCAAATCCTGGGTCTTTCTCTTTCACCATTGCAGTTACGACTATGAGATTGGCCCGGAGAAGCACAACCAGGACTACATCTTCGTTGCGCTTGGAGCACCGGATTCCATCATGCTTCTGAAAAACGCGGCGACCGGCGCAATTACCTCCGACGTCGGTCAGGACCATCTGTTCAATCGCATTGCAACCCTGGTGATCTTCCCTCTGATAGGCGTCTTCCTCCTCGTGAAGATGCTGGGACGAAGAGCCGGTCCGGTTCCTGCAGGCCTTCCCGAAGCACGCACTCCGGAAACGCCCCGTCAGACAGCAGCTGCAGCACCTCCGGGGCGCCCGGGCAACAAGGTGTTCGGCAAGCGGCGCTAGCGCGTGAGTGTCTGATCTGCGTTCTGAACGCAGGTCTCTCGCGGACGGCAGGATGCCCACCACCCCGAAGCCAGGCGAAGCCGATCACGCATTTGGCACAGCGGTCGGCTTTTGCCTTTGACACGAGGCCCCTGGTCGGTGTTCTTCTGGGCCTAAAGCCGTTCGTTTGAGGTGCCGCAGATGCTTCCCGATTTCGTTCCGTCCGTTTCCGTCCTTGCTGCCTTCACCGTAGCAGCCTTGGTGCTGGCCGTTACTCCGGGGCCGGACATGACCTTCTTTATGAGCAAGACGCTCACCCAGGGCCGCAAGGCCGGCATTGCCGCCGTTCTGGGCGCAACCGCCGGGCTGGTCATTCACACCGTGCTTGCCGCCATCGGCGTATCCGCCTTGCTGGCGGCATCGGCGCTGGCCTTTACCGTCCTGAAGATCGTCGGGGCGGCCTATCTGATCTGGCTTGCCTTTCAGGCTGTCCGCAACGGCTCGTCCTTCAGGCTTGACCCGATCGAGGCCTCGCGGCAACCGCTTCACAGGGTTTGGCTGCAAGGACTCGGCATCAACATTCTCAACCCGAAAATCGTCCTGTTCTTCGTAACCTTTCTGCCGCAATTCGTCAGTGCGACGGATCCGTACGCCGTTGAGAAGCTGCTGTTCCTTGGCAGCTATTTTCTGGCGCTCGGCCTGCCGATATGTCTCTTGATGGTGACAGGTGCCAGCGCGTTTGCAGGAGCTCTGAAATCGTCTCCCAAAGTCATGCGCGCCTTTGACTGGGTCTTTGCAGGCATCATGGGCAGCTTTGCGCTCAAGCTGCTGGCCGCCAAGGCATCGAACTGACGGTTCTCTGAGGCCACCGGTTTAGAGGCCTACTCCATCCGGGCAAGATCATCAATTGGG is a window of Roseibium salinum DNA encoding:
- a CDS encoding LysE family translocator gives rise to the protein MLPDFVPSVSVLAAFTVAALVLAVTPGPDMTFFMSKTLTQGRKAGIAAVLGATAGLVIHTVLAAIGVSALLAASALAFTVLKIVGAAYLIWLAFQAVRNGSSFRLDPIEASRQPLHRVWLQGLGINILNPKIVLFFVTFLPQFVSATDPYAVEKLLFLGSYFLALGLPICLLMVTGASAFAGALKSSPKVMRAFDWVFAGIMGSFALKLLAAKASN